One region of Passer domesticus isolate bPasDom1 chromosome 19, bPasDom1.hap1, whole genome shotgun sequence genomic DNA includes:
- the METTL27 gene encoding methyltransferase-like protein 27: MGLPAAVRDRVAAVHRGSALPERLRLYDVWAARYEQDVAALEYRAPHLAAASLAFAFPAPRAEARLLDVACGTGLVARELHRRGFRCLHGVDGSTGMLERARSTGLYQELRLCVLGREPLPAPAEHYDAVTVVGALGEGQVPSTVLPELLRVTKPGGFLCLTTRSNPSNLRYKAELEAALGQLEQSGAWQKLLAQEVEYWERATTEEESTQGTGYISGVVYIYQKCPVPHLEEG; this comes from the exons ATGGGGCTGCCGGCGGCGGTGCGGGACCGCGTGGCCGCGGTTCACCGGGGCTCGGCGCTGCCCGAACGGCTGCGGCTCTACGACGTCTGGGCCGCCCGCTACGAGCAG GATGTGGCGGCTCTGGAGTACCGGGCACCGCATCTCGCCGCCGCCTCGCTCGCCTTCGCCTTCCCCGCGCCGCGTGCGGAGGCGCGACTCCTCGACGTGGCCTGTGGCACCGGGCTGGTAGCGCGGGAG CTGCACCGGCGCGGGTTCCGCTGCCTGCACGGCGTGGACGGCAGCACGGGGATGCTGGAGCGGGCGCGGAGCACCGGGCTCTACCAGGAGCTGCGGCTCTGCGTCCTGGGCCGGGAgccgctgcccgcgcccgcag AGCACTACGACGCCGTGACGGTGGTGGGGGCCCTGGGCGAGgggcaggtgcccagcacggtgctgccagagctgctgcggGTCACCAAGCCGG GCGGCTTCCTGTGCCTGACGACGAGGAGCAACCCCTCGAACCTGCGGTACAAGGCGGAGCTGGAGGCAGCGctggggcagctggagcagagcggAGCCTGGCAGAAGCTGCTGGCCCAGGAAGTGGAGTACTGGGAGAGGGCCACCACAGAGGAGGAGAGCACCCAGGGCACCGGCTACATCTCCGGGGTGGTCTACATCTACCAGAAGTGCCCTGTTCCCCACCTCGAGGAAGGCTGA
- the LOC135283608 gene encoding claudin-3-like codes for MAMMTMQMGGLIMATLGWLGSILTCALPMWKVTAFIGSNIVVAQVFWEGLWMNCVYESTGQMQCKAYDSLLELTSDLQAARALVVTSIFVALFAFFIALSGADCTRCVDDNGTKSRISAVAGVIFIMASIMLLIPVSWSANSIVSNFYNPMVPEALKRELGAALYIGWASSALQLFGGGVLCCSGSQSQQDPYPKKYRAVKTCGPMGYAMKDYV; via the coding sequence ATGGCAATGATGACAATGCAGATGGGAGGACTGATCATGGCCAcgctgggctggctgggctcCATCCTCACCTGTGCCCTGCCCATGTGGAAGGTGACGGCCTTCATTGGCTCCAACATCGTGGTAGCCCAGGTgttctgggaagggctgtggatGAACTGCGTCTACGAGAGCACGGGGCAGATGCAGTGCAAGGCCTACGACTCCCTGCTGGAGCTCACCTCTGACCTGCAAGCTGCTCGTGCCCTGGTGGTCACCTCCATCTTCGTGGCCCTCTTTGCCTTCTTCATCGCCCTCTCCGGAGCTGACTGCACCCGCTGTGTGGATGACAACGGCACCAAGAGCAGGATCTCTGCTGTGGCAGGTGTCATCTTCATCATGGCCAGCATCATGCTGCTCATCCCTGTCTCCTGGTCTGCCAACAGCATTGTCAGCAACTTCTACAACCCCATGGTGCCTGAGGCCCTCAAGAGAGAGCTGGGGGCTGCCCTCTACATCGGCTGGGCCTCCAGTGCCCTGCAGCTCTTTGGTGGGGGtgtcctgtgctgctcaggatCCCAGTCCCAGCAGGACCCCTACCCCAAGAAGTACAGGGCAGTGAAAACCTGTGGCCCAATGGGCTATGCCATGAAGGACTACGTGTGA
- the LOC135283635 gene encoding claudin-4-like yields MASMGMQVLGIALSVIGWLASILCCALPMWRETAFVGNNIVVAQIVWEGLWMSCVVQSTGQMQCKVYDSLLALPQDLQAARAMVVVAIVLAILGTLLAVTGGKCTNCVEDDTAKAKVMILSGIIFIVAGILILIPISWSANSIIQDFYNPLVTDSQKRDLGSSLYVGWAASALLLLGGGILCCTCPPRGEKPYSAKFTAARSLPASNYV; encoded by the coding sequence ATGGCCTCCATGGGCATGCAGGTGCTGGGCATCGCCCTCTCCGTCATCGGCTGGTTGGCCTCCATCCTCTGCTGCGCGCTGCCCATGTGGCGGGAGACAGCCTTCGTCGGCAACAACATCGTGGTGGCGCAGATCgtctgggaagggctgtggatGAGCTGCGTGGTGCAGAGCACGGGGCAGATGCAGTGCAAGGTCTATGACTcgctgctggccctgccacaGGACCTGCAAGCCGCCCGTGCCATGGTGGTGGTGGCCATCGTCCTGGCCATCCTGGGCACCCTGCTGGCCGTCACCGGCGGCAAATGCACCAATTGTGTGGAGGATGACACCGCCAAAGCCAAGGTCATGATCCTCTCCGGCATCATCTTCATCGTCGCCGgtatcctcatcctcatccccatctcgtGGTCAGCCAACAGCATCATCCAGGACTTCTACAACCCACTGGTCACTGACTCGCAGAAGCGGGACCTGGGCTCGTCCCTCTACGTGGGCTGGGCAGCCTCGGCGCTCCTGCTGCTTGGGGGGGGGATCCTGTGCTGCACCTGCCCCCCCcgtggggagaagccctactcTGCCAAGTTCACGGCTGCTCGCTCGCTGCCAGCCAGCAACTACGTGTAG